AAAATTGTTAGCTAATTATGTCCTACAAAACAAGATAGAAGTAACCGAAAAGCCTGTTAAAAAATTCAAAAAGTAGTAAATATGACATTTGTCATTGCATATTAAAGTTGTATATTTATAAGGAATTATTTTATAATCCTTCCTAATATCAACATATATGAAAATAGTCATAATAGGAGGCGGTTTTGCAGGAATAAATCTTGCAAAAGAGCTTGTAAACCAGCCTCAGATACAAGTAACACTTGTAGACAAAAACAATTATAATTTTTTCCCTCCGCTTATATATCAGGTTGCAACGGCTTTTTTGGAGCCGTCAAGCATCAGCTACCCATACAGAAAATTTTTTGCCGGTAAAAAGAATCTTCAGTTTCGTTTAGGTGAACTGCAGTCTGTTGTTCCTGCCGAAAATAAAATTATTTTAAACAACGGCGTATTAGACTATGATTATCTGGTATTTGCCACCGGAGCAGAAACCAGCTATTTTGGAATGGAAAACGTAATGAAAAATGCCATCCCGATGAAAACCTTAAATGATGCCATCGAAATGCGTAACACATTACTTAAAAATCTCGAAAAAGCCGCTATTTGCAAGGATATGCGTAAACGTCGTAAACTATTGACAATTGTTGTTGCCGGAGGAGGGCCAACAGGAGTTGAAGTATCCGGAATGTTTGCCGAAATGAGAAAAAATATCCTCCTTAAAGAATATCCTGAATTAGACACCTCTGCCAGCAACGTATATTTAGTAGATGGAGGCGATGCACTGCTGGCTCCAATGAGCAAAGAATCTCAAAAAGATACTTACGAAGCCTTGACAAAATTGGGCGTAGTTGTAAAACTAAATACCAAAGTTGTCGATTATGTAGATGATACCGTATTTTTTGAAAATGGCGAAACCATTAAAACCAAAAACTTAATCTGGGCTGCCGGGGTTTCGGCTAAAATTTTCGAAGGAATTCCGCAGGAAAGTTACGGACGCGGCCGACGCATGGCTACAGATCAATATAATAAAGTAAACGGATTAGATAATATTTATGCCATTGGCGATACTGCGATTTTATCAGGAGATCAAAATTTTCCGGGTGGTCATCCGCAGGTGGCACAGGTGGCAATTCAGCAGGGATTGAATCTGGCAAAAAACTTTAAAGCCATGATTAAAAATCAGCCGTTGAAACCATTCGTGTACAAGGACAAAGGTTCTATGGCAATTATCGGGAAAGCAAAAGCTGTGGTAGATCTGCCAAGTCCAAAATGGCACTTTAAAGGATTCTTTGCCTGGGTTATCTGGTTGTTTATCCACCTAATCTCATTAATAACGTACAGAAACCGATTAAATACATTTTGGAACTGGATGGTCGCTTATTTCGCAAGAGATCAGTCTCTTAGAATGATCATCAGACCGGATAAGAGAAACTAAAGACTTCGTAAATTCAAATTTTTAAAATTCCAAATTCCAATGGATTGTCTTATAAATTTCAAATTATAAAATCTAAATACGAATAAAAAAGCCAGAATTTTAAACTCTGGCTTTTTTGTATTATTTCCAAATATATTGAAACTTGCAATTTTAGTATTGGAATTTGGAATTTCAAATATTGGAATTTTAAAAAATTTAGTGCCCAATCATTACATCATCATTTCCGCTCAATTCTACTTTATTCTTTATAAATCGTTTTCCGATATTTAAAACAATAAATGCCGTAATCGTCGTTGTTGTCATAATGGCAACCATTGGCGTAACCGAATCTTTTACAAAAACTCCAATCGCAAAAGAAGCTAAAGCTCCAAGCCCTAACTGAATAGCACCCATTAAAGCAGAAGCGCTTCCGGTATTTTTGGCAAATGGCGCAAGCGTCAATCCGGCTGTGTTTGGATTTGAAATTCCCAGACAGGCCAAAAACAGAAACAACATTATTATAGTTTCATATAAACCCAAAAGATCATTTAAAGCCAAAATCAGGAAAATAATACTGATAACCGATTGCGAAATCAAAGCGCCAAAAATCATCTGCTGGCTCGAAAAACGTTTTAAAAGCATGGAATTCAGCTGACTGGAACCTATAAAACTAACCGACATAAAAGCAAAAATCCATCCGTATGCCTTAGCATCTACCCTATAGATATCCATAAAAATGATAGGGGAGGCCGCTACATACGAAAATAGGCCCGAAAAAGCGATTGCTCCGGTAAAGGCGTACGTAAAAAACTGCGGTTCTTTTAGCACCTTTAAAAAATTACTGATAATAGGTTTTGGTTTTAATGAAATCGAAGTATCAGGTTTGTAGGTATTTGGCAATCCAATTTGCGACGCCGCCAGAATAAAAATTCCCATACACATCAGGATCAGGAAAACCATGTGCCAGCCTAAATCTTCTGTTACATAACCGCCAACTGTAGGCGCCAGCATCGGCGAAAGCCCAACAACAAGCATTAATAACGAAAATACTTTTGGAATATCTTTTACAGGAAATAAATCACGAACCATGGCAACCGAGGCAACTGTAGCTGCACAGCTCCCAACAGCCTGAACAAAGCGAAGAAAGATAAACGAATCAATATCAGTTACATAAATACAGCCCAACGAAGCCAGAATATAAACCGTAAGACCAATAAATAAAGGCTTTTTGCGTCCAAAACGATCTAAAAGCGGTCCGTAAAGTAATTGTCCGGCAGAAATCCCGATAAAATAGCTGGATAAACTCATCGAAACTTTGGCGACTGTGGTATTTAAATCCTTTGCAATATCCGAAAAACCAGGTAAATACATGTCGATTGAAAATGGTCCTAGTGCTGTTAATGAACCTAAAATAAGGATAAGTTTGAAATATTTTTTTGTTGTCATTTTCTTAAAAAAACGCTTTAAATTTTCTGCAAAGGTAAAGATTTCATATCTTGTTATAGTATTAAATGCATTTTAATAACTAAAACAAAACATTATTAATCTTAAAAAGTAAGAATTATGAAGAAGTATATTTTGTTATTATCTATTATTTTCACCTCAGTTTCATTTGCACAAACAGTTACATCAAAAAAGGAAGATGTAAATGTCGAACAGTATGATTTGATTCAAAAAGTCAACAAATATTATCCGGACATTACGGTTAACAAAACAATTACAAATTTTTATGTCGACGGAAAAATTATCGATTCACAGCAGGAATTTGATCTTTCGGGATCTAAATTCTCAAGCTATAAAATAGGAATCGAACCGGATAACAAAAAATTGCTGTTTGAATATGTTTCTGATGAAACCGGAAAAGTCTACGGCGATGTTTCTGTCTTTAAAGGAAATCTGCTTCGAACTACGTTTACAGACAAAACCAATCAGATTGAAGTTTCACTTAACGGAAAATCTGTTTATTTGAAAAAATTAAAATAGATTAAAAAAATCCAATAAGGCCAGAATCTTAATTCTGGCTTTTTTGTTTCTATCCGCAATATTAAAACTCAAAATTAAATTTTATTTCGTTTATTTGATAAACAATTCAGCGCTTTTTTAAATCTATGAGAAAAATTATTTTATTACTGATTTTAATCAGCTTTCCGTCGTATTCGCAAATCAATAAGCTGACCGGCACTTGGGGATCTCAAAAATGTAAAAATTGTAAGAAAGAATATTTCTTTAAAATTACAATTGCACAGTCTAATTATAAGATTTCAGGAACTGCCGAAGTTACCAGTGAACACAAAGAACTAAATTCCGGAGTTTTGGATGTTACAGGACATGTGTATCCAATGGGCGACAGAGCCCAAATAAAACTAATAGATAAAAACGGAGTAACTTACGGAGCTTATTTAATTGTAGAAGACGACATATTGCAATTTACAAAACGCGGCAATCATGACATAGTGCCAAGTGAAGTGATAATGAAGAAATTATACGAATAAAACCTTATTTTATAAGCTTTTCCAGTTTCTCAATCATTTCTTTTTGCTGCTCAAGCATACGCTCGTAAAGTTCTACCATTTTATCTAAAGGATTAAACGTACAATTGAAATTTGCCTGAGAACCATCAGTAAAAGTATTTGCAACAGCACTATCGTGAAAAGTATTGGCTATTATATTAATTGCTGAATCTTCATCAAAATTCTCTATAGCTTCAACAGGCACTTTCAGAATTCTAGCTACCTGTTCTAAAATATTATTTTCAATCAATTCCTTTTGTTCCAAAAGAGAAATTTTCTTTTGGTTCCAATCTTCACCTAATTCATAAGCAAGGGCTTCTTGTTTTATGCCCAGCATTTCACGGAAACGCTTTATATTTCTGCCTTGATGTATTATTTTCTCTGTCATATTGATGTTTGTCCTAAGTGTCAAATATAGGATTTTTAGTTATAATAATTATGGTAAACTAATAAATGATGTATTCTAAATTATCCTTTATTGAAGATAAAATAGATAAATTTAATTATTAATCCTTTGAAAAATAAGGATCAATAGATGATCTAGTGCCAACGATATTTTGACCATATAAAAAGTTTAAATCGTCTGAATATATTTGAGAAAAATCTAAACGAATCTTTTTACCTCTAGAAGAATTAGGAGCATCCTGAGTTACGATAGAATGAGGTTCTACGTTTTTAAAAAGCACACTTTCTGTTTTATAACAACTTCCATTGTCGATAATGTAGCAAACGTCAACATAAGCATTATCGACTATATAATCAGAATCATTTTCAAAAGAAATTTGTAAATTCTCAATACCTCCAATTTCATAGTAATCAAATTTATTATTACTGACTTTAAAGTAAATACTCCAATTATTTCTAATATCTCTATTCTTAATAGTTAAACCTGCTTCTTCTTCTCTAGACCTAACAATTGAATCTACGTGTTTCTCAACATCTATTTCACCAACTTCAGTATTATAATTATCAGTAGGTCGAGAGTTGATAAAAGACAAGGAAATTAGAATAATAAGAACACTTACTAATCCAATCAAAATTTTTAATAAAGTTTTTTTTTTCATGTGGTATTATTTTGTGAGGTTATCGTTATTAAATATTTCCAAATATAATACCAATAATTTTATACTTTTGATTTTATAAAGAAAAATTTATATTTATGAAAATAGAAAGATTTAATAAGTTTAGAATTAAAAAAGAATTAAGAATGGCGTTACTAAAAGTATTAGAAGTGAAGTATCATTTATCTTATGATACAAAAGAAGGATCAGAAGATTTTGCAAATCATAATGAAGCAAGAAATTATGTATTGTGTGTGTTGATAAAATCAGGTTGTGTATCAATTGAATCATTTAACAATTCAAGCTTAATTATAACATACAGCGACAAGTACAAAAATCCTGATGATTTATTCGCAATTTTAAGTAAAGATCTAAAATCTAGGTTTAACTATTCGATATCATTAATAGCAAAAAGTAGTACTTCTAGACATTTTGAGTCGCATAATCCAAGAAAAGATCTTAATAGCAATCTCCAAGATGATTTACAAAAACTTGATTGTAAAAAATATCAATAATAATTTAAACATTGATTACGCATTGCTATAAAAGAATAAATAATTATACCTTAAAAAATAACCCTTTCTAAATTAATACAAAGGCTTATTTATTATATAATCTCGAGAAATATAATTACCGTTTTATGGTTATAAATTTCGCGTATTTGCAGAATATTTTTTTCTTGAGCCAAATATGCGATTTTTAGCATTCGTCAAAATCGAATATTTAAAAGCAAATAATTTATTTTTTCAAATATTGAATTTTTAATGGCAAATGATACAGCTTCAAATTTCGCGTATTTCAAAAATATTCTTTTCTTTGACCAAATATGCGATTTTTAGCTTTCGTCAAAATCGAATATTTAAAAGCAAATATTTTATATTTTCAAATATCGGATTTTTGATGACGAATGATACAGCTTCAAATTTCGCGTATTTCAAAAATATTCTTTTCTTTGACCAAATATGCGATTTTTAGCTTTCGTCAAAATCGAATATTTGAAAAGAAATATTTTATATTTTCAAATATCGGATTTTTGATGACGAATGATACAGCTTCAAATTTCGCGTATTTCTAAAATTTTTTTTTCTTTGGCCAAATATGCGATTTTTAGCGTTCGTCAAAAATCGAATATTTGAAAGCAAATAATTTATTTTTTCAAATATCGAATTTTTGATGCATAATGAATGGTGCAGTTTTAAAATTCGACATATTTATGAAACTCGTTAGTGTGTCAAACAGACAAATAATTGTAACTGATTGTAAGCAGGAAAGTGAGGCTTCAAAAAACAACAGAGGAAATCTGAAATGAAAAATAACTATAATTGAGATTCCGGATAAAATTATAAAGAGAAACAATTATATAAAGAATCAAATGTTTAAAAATGAATAAAATAGCTCATTTCTGCAGTATTCTATTTGAACTATAATTTATATTATGTAAAATAGAAAATTATAGAAACTCCTGCACAATCAATCATTCTGATATTCGTTCTTAGTACTAACGATTCTTTGTTAATGATTAATTGAGCACTAATTCAAAACCAAATCTCCTACTTGTTTCGTAAATAATTTTTTTTTTATAGAACTATAAATCAAATAATTATGTAACTTTAAAAAAAGTAAAAAGCTTTTCGAAGCCTTGAATTCAGTAAATCTTAACATTTATTTAAAATATTTAGATTCTGAACAACTTGCTTTCATTGTAAGACTTTATTTTCTTATTTTTACATTCGATACTTTAAAAAAATTATCAACTATTATGAATACAATTGCTGAGCATATTGCAGATTTTTTAAAAGAATACCCGCCATTTGATAATTTAACTTTTCAGGAATTATCAGATATCGCGACCAATATTCGTGTTATTAACTTAGAAAAGCATGCAGTACTGTTTCAAAATAATGACCCGCTGCACGACAGTTTTTACGTTGTGGCTTCTGGTGTAATTAATTTAACCACGATTGCCGATGCTGAGGAAACGATTATAAACAAATGTCACGAAGGTGATATTTTTGGCCTGCGTCCGTTTTTTGCCAAGAATAACTACATGATGACGGCAAAAGCGCGCGAAGAAACTATTATCTACGCTATTCCAATCGCTGTTTTTAGACCTTTTGTGGCTAATAACTCAGATGTGCTGAACTTTTTACTGGAAAGTTTTGCAATGAATTCCAGACATACAAAAGATAATGCGCGTTCTAACGGAAAATTAGATACCGACAATGGTTTTCTGGATCATCAGTCTGAAATACAATACATTCAGTCGCTTACTTATAACAAAACGCCATTGACTACTGAGTCTCATCATATTGTAAAAGATGTTGCAATCCTGATGACGGAATCAATGGTTGATAATATTGTAGTCTGCGAAAAAAATAATCCTATTGGTATTGTAACCAATGCCGATTTATCGTCTAAAATTGCAACCGGACGTTATCCTATTACCGAAACTATCGACAAAATTATGTCGTCGCCTGTTGTTACCGTAATCGAAAATGTTTCTTTGGCCGAAGCACAGCTGCTTATGCTAAAATACAATGTTTCGCATTTGTGTGTTACCAAAGACGGTACAAATAAATCTGCTGTAAGAGGAATTATTTCTGAACACGATCTTATTGTGGCTCAAGCCAGTAACCCTGGTGTATTAATTAAAGAGATTAAGCGTTCACAACTGCCAAAAGACTTAAAACAAATTCGTGATCGATTGTCTGATTTAATTCAGAATTCGATTCAGAAAAATATACCAATTTCTCACGTCAGTAATATTGCCAGCGAAATTAATCTTGCTATTATAAAACGTGCTGTCGAATTGTCTATTTTAGATTTAGGCTCACCTCCCGCCCGTTACGCTTGGTTAAGCATTGGTAGTCAAGGACGTAAGGAACAACTTTTACTTACAGATCAGGACAGCATTTTGATTTTTGAAGATGTTGCACCGGAGAAATACCGCGAAGTAAAAGATTATTTCTTAAGAATGGCAAAACGAACAACGGCTATTCTCGAAAAAGTAGGCTACGAATACTGCCCTAACGGACATATGGGAAGCAATATGTTATGGTGTAAATCATTGAGTGACTGGACAAAACAATACAACAACTGGATGAATACTCCTGGTGAAAACAGCAATGATTTGAGCAGTATTTTCTTTGATTATGAGATCGTTATTGGTGAACCAAAAATTGAAGAAGTAATAGAAAATGTAGTTTTCAAAAATGCGGTAAACAACACATTATTTTTTGACTTTTTAGGAAATGATGCTTTAAAAAGAAATTCCCCTTTGAATTTCTTCAAAAAATTTATTGTTGAAGAAGAAGGTCCGCATAAAGATAAATTTGATATTAAAACACGTGCTCTTATGCCGTTAATTGACAGTGCTCGTTTATTGATATTAAGTGCAAATATCAAAGGAATTCAGAATACGTATTTAAGATTCAAACAATTGGCTATTAGCGATTCTAAAAATTCCGAAATCTACTTAAGCTGTGCCGAAGCATTTCTGACACTTTCAAAGTTCAGGACTGTTGAAGGACTGAAAAATGATGATTCCGGACAATATATTAATTTAAGAGA
This portion of the Flavobacterium gelatinilyticum genome encodes:
- a CDS encoding NAD(P)/FAD-dependent oxidoreductase, whose amino-acid sequence is MKIVIIGGGFAGINLAKELVNQPQIQVTLVDKNNYNFFPPLIYQVATAFLEPSSISYPYRKFFAGKKNLQFRLGELQSVVPAENKIILNNGVLDYDYLVFATGAETSYFGMENVMKNAIPMKTLNDAIEMRNTLLKNLEKAAICKDMRKRRKLLTIVVAGGGPTGVEVSGMFAEMRKNILLKEYPELDTSASNVYLVDGGDALLAPMSKESQKDTYEALTKLGVVVKLNTKVVDYVDDTVFFENGETIKTKNLIWAAGVSAKIFEGIPQESYGRGRRMATDQYNKVNGLDNIYAIGDTAILSGDQNFPGGHPQVAQVAIQQGLNLAKNFKAMIKNQPLKPFVYKDKGSMAIIGKAKAVVDLPSPKWHFKGFFAWVIWLFIHLISLITYRNRLNTFWNWMVAYFARDQSLRMIIRPDKRN
- a CDS encoding multidrug effflux MFS transporter, coding for MTTKKYFKLILILGSLTALGPFSIDMYLPGFSDIAKDLNTTVAKVSMSLSSYFIGISAGQLLYGPLLDRFGRKKPLFIGLTVYILASLGCIYVTDIDSFIFLRFVQAVGSCAATVASVAMVRDLFPVKDIPKVFSLLMLVVGLSPMLAPTVGGYVTEDLGWHMVFLILMCMGIFILAASQIGLPNTYKPDTSISLKPKPIISNFLKVLKEPQFFTYAFTGAIAFSGLFSYVAASPIIFMDIYRVDAKAYGWIFAFMSVSFIGSSQLNSMLLKRFSSQQMIFGALISQSVISIIFLILALNDLLGLYETIIMLFLFLACLGISNPNTAGLTLAPFAKNTGSASALMGAIQLGLGALASFAIGVFVKDSVTPMVAIMTTTTITAFIVLNIGKRFIKNKVELSGNDDVMIGH
- a CDS encoding helix-turn-helix transcriptional regulator — protein: MTEKIIHQGRNIKRFREMLGIKQEALAYELGEDWNQKKISLLEQKELIENNILEQVARILKVPVEAIENFDEDSAINIIANTFHDSAVANTFTDGSQANFNCTFNPLDKMVELYERMLEQQKEMIEKLEKLIK
- a CDS encoding DUF294 nucleotidyltransferase-like domain-containing protein — encoded protein: MNTIAEHIADFLKEYPPFDNLTFQELSDIATNIRVINLEKHAVLFQNNDPLHDSFYVVASGVINLTTIADAEETIINKCHEGDIFGLRPFFAKNNYMMTAKAREETIIYAIPIAVFRPFVANNSDVLNFLLESFAMNSRHTKDNARSNGKLDTDNGFLDHQSEIQYIQSLTYNKTPLTTESHHIVKDVAILMTESMVDNIVVCEKNNPIGIVTNADLSSKIATGRYPITETIDKIMSSPVVTVIENVSLAEAQLLMLKYNVSHLCVTKDGTNKSAVRGIISEHDLIVAQASNPGVLIKEIKRSQLPKDLKQIRDRLSDLIQNSIQKNIPISHVSNIASEINLAIIKRAVELSILDLGSPPARYAWLSIGSQGRKEQLLLTDQDSILIFEDVAPEKYREVKDYFLRMAKRTTAILEKVGYEYCPNGHMGSNMLWCKSLSDWTKQYNNWMNTPGENSNDLSSIFFDYEIVIGEPKIEEVIENVVFKNAVNNTLFFDFLGNDALKRNSPLNFFKKFIVEEEGPHKDKFDIKTRALMPLIDSARLLILSANIKGIQNTYLRFKQLAISDSKNSEIYLSCAEAFLTLSKFRTVEGLKNDDSGQYINLREMSKTDKEKLKSALTPMKDLEELIKSKFQLTQFS